A single Cyclopterus lumpus isolate fCycLum1 chromosome 15, fCycLum1.pri, whole genome shotgun sequence DNA region contains:
- the arhgap22 gene encoding rho GTPase-activating protein 22 isoform X3 gives MLSPKIKQARRARSKSMVLGELSRVSRPCSPLDQEKALKAGWLKRQRSIMKNWQLRWFVLKTEALYFYKDQDETKAQGCIPLQGSQVNELPANQDEPGRHPFEIVPGVAGEKDRSGISHESLLLMANSQSDMEEWVRAIRRVIWAPLGGGVFGQHLEETMLYESQCGPQRLVPVLVEQCVCFIREHGLQEEGLFRAPGQTNHVRELQDAFDRGEKPVFDSTTDVHTVASLLKLYIRELPEPIIPFSKYTQFLSCAQLLTKDKVMGKVELGKQVKSLPQVNYNLLTYICKFLDEVQSHSNENKMSVQNLATVFGPNILRPRVEDPVTMMEGSSQVQHLMTVLISEHTRLYQREETETEAKIPPQQQQSPIQRCKVEWLSQEETDTQPSKISKEEPQPSTPSKDSKPTALSPIIMSEKCEYGQIEGNGKGKTEEKVDGQADSKAEARGGSEVAVSPSKQAKALPSWRSSLKGGAASGVQRGKIGGSAGDVSAAGGSNWLMNGLSSLRAHRRTTSSGERLKDSTLSLKETTLPLKDTQRDSDEDSSQTALSHRALLQCHRLSAYDNVGPSSLSLPADTSSIWTSFEISLAEPEGSDKAVKSCQGQERPTEGRDSTSPLDNSASGTEDDLTGTNEGLTNMLTELKQELKKQRTSYETCICKLEESCSKYQSQVNRLEEELDQEKKKFHMLEIRHRNSERAHQDAENRNLLLQEEMEEFFKTLGDLTTGATRTN, from the exons ATGCTGAGCCCCAAGATAAAACAGGCACGCCGGG CGCGGTCCAAGAGCATGGTGCTAGGAGAGTTGTCTCGGGTCTCCAGGCCCTGCTCTCCTCTGGATCAGGAGAAGGCACTGAAGGCCGGCTGGCTGAAGAGACAGCGGAGTATCATGAAAAACTGGCAACTGCGTTGGTTTGTCCTGAAGACCGAAGCTCTGTATTTCTACAAGGACCAGGATGAAACTAAGGCACAG GGTTGTATTCCTCTTCAGGGCAGTCAGGTCAATGAGCTGCCTGCCAATCAGGACGAGCCTGGTCGTCACCCTTTTGAAATTGTTCCAG GAGTGGCTGGAGAAAAGGATCGATCGGGCATCAGCCACGAGTCATTACTGCTGATGGCCAACTCTCAGAGTGACATGGAGGAATGGGTCAGAGCCATTCGTAGAGTCATATGGGCTCCTCTTGGAGGAG GTGTCTTTGGGCAGCACCTCGAGGAGACGATGTTGTACGAGTCCCAGTGTGGCCCTCAGCGATTGGTCCCTGTGCTGGtcgaacagtgtgtgtgtttcatacgTGAACATGGGCTCCAGGAGGAGGGCCTTTTCAGGGCCCCTGGACAAACCAATCATGTTCGAGAGCTGCAAGATGCCTTTGACCGTGGCGAGAAGCCAGTGTTTGACAG TACCACGGATGTCCACACAGTGGCATCACTGCTAAAACTGTACATACGGGAGCTGCCGGAGCCTATAATCCCTTTCTCCAAATACACACAGTTTCTTTCTTGTGCTCAGCTTCTTACCAAGGACAAAGTAATG GGTAAAGTGGAGCTAGGCAAACAGGTGAAATCCCTGCCCCAGGTCAACTACAACCTCCTCACATACATCTGCAA GTTTCTGGACGAGGTTCAGTCTCACTCCAATGAGAATAAAATGAGTGTTCAGAATCTTGCCACTGTGTTTGGACCCAATATCCTTCGGCCCAGAGTAGAGGATCCAGTTACCATGATGGAGG GAAGTTCACAGGTGCAGCACCTCATGACTGTGCTGATCAGTGAACACACCAGACTTTACCAGCGGGAGGAGACAGAAACTGAGGCCAAGATTCCCCCACAGCAACAGCAGAGTCCTATCCAACGGTGCAAAGTGGAATGGCTCTCACAAGAAGAAACTGACACCCAGCCCTCCAAAATCTCAAAAGAGGAACCCCAACCTTCAACCCCTTCTAAAGACAGTAAGCCGACTGCACTAAGCCCCATTATAATGTCGGAGAAGTGTGAGTATGGTCAGATTGAAGGAAATGGCAAAGGTAAGACAGAAGAGAAAGTGGATGGACAAGCAGATAGCAAAGCTGAAGCCAGAGGTGGAAGTGAGGTAGCCGTTAGCCCCAGTAAACAGGCCAAAGCCTTGCCCTCTTGGAGGAGCTCCTTAAAAGGAGGTGCAGCATCTGGGGTGCAGAGGGGGAAAATAGGGGGGTCTGCGGGGGATGTGTCAGCAGCTGGTGGAAGCAACTGGCTGATGAATGGCCTGTCATCCCTCCGAGCTCATAGGCGCACCACCTCATCTGGTGAAAGACTGAAAGATTCAACCCTGTCCCTTAAAGAGACCACTCTTCCACTTAAGGATACACAGAGAGACTCTGATGAAGACTCCTCTCAAACAGCCCTGTCTCACAGAGCCCTCCTCCAGTGCCACAGACTGTCTGCCTATGACAATGTTGGCCCCTCCAGTCTAAGCCTGCCTGCTGACACATCCTCTATCTGGACGTCCTTTGAGATCTCGTTGGCCGAGCCAGAGGGAAGCGATAAGGCAGTTAAATCATGCCAGGGTCAAGAGAGACCCACCGAGGGGAGGGACAGTACAAGTCCTCTGGATAACAGTGCAAGTGGTACTGAGGATGATCTCACAGGAACAAATGAAGGTCTCACCAACATGCTGACCGAGCTCAAGCAGGAGCTGAAGAAACAGAGGACAAGCTACGAAACCTGCATTTGCAA GCTGGAGGAGTcctgttctaagtaccagtccCAGGTAAACCGCCTCgaggaggagctggaccagGAGAAAAAGAAGTTTCACATGCTGGAGATCCGACATAGGAACTCGGAGAGGGCACATCAAGACGCAGAGAACCGAAATCTTCTCCTCCAGGAAGAAATGGAGGAGTTCTTCAAAACCCTTGGAGATCTGACCACAGGAGCAACACGGACCAACTAG
- the arhgap22 gene encoding rho GTPase-activating protein 22 isoform X4 — protein MVLGELSRVSRPCSPLDQEKALKAGWLKRQRSIMKNWQLRWFVLKTEALYFYKDQDETKAQGCIPLQGSQVNELPANQDEPGRHPFEIVPGVAGEKDRSGISHESLLLMANSQSDMEEWVRAIRRVIWAPLGGGVFGQHLEETMLYESQCGPQRLVPVLVEQCVCFIREHGLQEEGLFRAPGQTNHVRELQDAFDRGEKPVFDSTTDVHTVASLLKLYIRELPEPIIPFSKYTQFLSCAQLLTKDKVMGKVELGKQVKSLPQVNYNLLTYICKFLDEVQSHSNENKMSVQNLATVFGPNILRPRVEDPVTMMEGSSQVQHLMTVLISEHTRLYQREETETEAKIPPQQQQSPIQRCKVEWLSQEETDTQPSKISKEEPQPSTPSKDSKPTALSPIIMSEKCEYGQIEGNGKGKTEEKVDGQADSKAEARGGSEVAVSPSKQAKALPSWRSSLKGGAASGVQRGKIGGSAGDVSAAGGSNWLMNGLSSLRAHRRTTSSGERLKDSTLSLKETTLPLKDTQRDSDEDSSQTALSHRALLQCHRLSAYDNVGPSSLSLPADTSSIWTSFEISLAEPEGSDKAVKSCQGQERPTEGRDSTSPLDNSASGTEDDLTGTNEGLTNMLTELKQELKKQRTSYETCICKLEESCSKYQSQVNRLEEELDQEKKKFHMLEIRHRNSERAHQDAENRNLLLQEEMEEFFKTLGDLTTGATRTN, from the exons ATGGTGCTAGGAGAGTTGTCTCGGGTCTCCAGGCCCTGCTCTCCTCTGGATCAGGAGAAGGCACTGAAGGCCGGCTGGCTGAAGAGACAGCGGAGTATCATGAAAAACTGGCAACTGCGTTGGTTTGTCCTGAAGACCGAAGCTCTGTATTTCTACAAGGACCAGGATGAAACTAAGGCACAG GGTTGTATTCCTCTTCAGGGCAGTCAGGTCAATGAGCTGCCTGCCAATCAGGACGAGCCTGGTCGTCACCCTTTTGAAATTGTTCCAG GAGTGGCTGGAGAAAAGGATCGATCGGGCATCAGCCACGAGTCATTACTGCTGATGGCCAACTCTCAGAGTGACATGGAGGAATGGGTCAGAGCCATTCGTAGAGTCATATGGGCTCCTCTTGGAGGAG GTGTCTTTGGGCAGCACCTCGAGGAGACGATGTTGTACGAGTCCCAGTGTGGCCCTCAGCGATTGGTCCCTGTGCTGGtcgaacagtgtgtgtgtttcatacgTGAACATGGGCTCCAGGAGGAGGGCCTTTTCAGGGCCCCTGGACAAACCAATCATGTTCGAGAGCTGCAAGATGCCTTTGACCGTGGCGAGAAGCCAGTGTTTGACAG TACCACGGATGTCCACACAGTGGCATCACTGCTAAAACTGTACATACGGGAGCTGCCGGAGCCTATAATCCCTTTCTCCAAATACACACAGTTTCTTTCTTGTGCTCAGCTTCTTACCAAGGACAAAGTAATG GGTAAAGTGGAGCTAGGCAAACAGGTGAAATCCCTGCCCCAGGTCAACTACAACCTCCTCACATACATCTGCAA GTTTCTGGACGAGGTTCAGTCTCACTCCAATGAGAATAAAATGAGTGTTCAGAATCTTGCCACTGTGTTTGGACCCAATATCCTTCGGCCCAGAGTAGAGGATCCAGTTACCATGATGGAGG GAAGTTCACAGGTGCAGCACCTCATGACTGTGCTGATCAGTGAACACACCAGACTTTACCAGCGGGAGGAGACAGAAACTGAGGCCAAGATTCCCCCACAGCAACAGCAGAGTCCTATCCAACGGTGCAAAGTGGAATGGCTCTCACAAGAAGAAACTGACACCCAGCCCTCCAAAATCTCAAAAGAGGAACCCCAACCTTCAACCCCTTCTAAAGACAGTAAGCCGACTGCACTAAGCCCCATTATAATGTCGGAGAAGTGTGAGTATGGTCAGATTGAAGGAAATGGCAAAGGTAAGACAGAAGAGAAAGTGGATGGACAAGCAGATAGCAAAGCTGAAGCCAGAGGTGGAAGTGAGGTAGCCGTTAGCCCCAGTAAACAGGCCAAAGCCTTGCCCTCTTGGAGGAGCTCCTTAAAAGGAGGTGCAGCATCTGGGGTGCAGAGGGGGAAAATAGGGGGGTCTGCGGGGGATGTGTCAGCAGCTGGTGGAAGCAACTGGCTGATGAATGGCCTGTCATCCCTCCGAGCTCATAGGCGCACCACCTCATCTGGTGAAAGACTGAAAGATTCAACCCTGTCCCTTAAAGAGACCACTCTTCCACTTAAGGATACACAGAGAGACTCTGATGAAGACTCCTCTCAAACAGCCCTGTCTCACAGAGCCCTCCTCCAGTGCCACAGACTGTCTGCCTATGACAATGTTGGCCCCTCCAGTCTAAGCCTGCCTGCTGACACATCCTCTATCTGGACGTCCTTTGAGATCTCGTTGGCCGAGCCAGAGGGAAGCGATAAGGCAGTTAAATCATGCCAGGGTCAAGAGAGACCCACCGAGGGGAGGGACAGTACAAGTCCTCTGGATAACAGTGCAAGTGGTACTGAGGATGATCTCACAGGAACAAATGAAGGTCTCACCAACATGCTGACCGAGCTCAAGCAGGAGCTGAAGAAACAGAGGACAAGCTACGAAACCTGCATTTGCAA GCTGGAGGAGTcctgttctaagtaccagtccCAGGTAAACCGCCTCgaggaggagctggaccagGAGAAAAAGAAGTTTCACATGCTGGAGATCCGACATAGGAACTCGGAGAGGGCACATCAAGACGCAGAGAACCGAAATCTTCTCCTCCAGGAAGAAATGGAGGAGTTCTTCAAAACCCTTGGAGATCTGACCACAGGAGCAACACGGACCAACTAG
- the arhgap22 gene encoding rho GTPase-activating protein 22 isoform X1, whose amino-acid sequence MAPEERDTLCRRVHGLEPSRTRLTGDKPKELTARSKSMVLGELSRVSRPCSPLDQEKALKAGWLKRQRSIMKNWQLRWFVLKTEALYFYKDQDETKAQGCIPLQGSQVNELPANQDEPGRHPFEIVPGVAGEKDRSGISHESLLLMANSQSDMEEWVRAIRRVIWAPLGGGVFGQHLEETMLYESQCGPQRLVPVLVEQCVCFIREHGLQEEGLFRAPGQTNHVRELQDAFDRGEKPVFDSTTDVHTVASLLKLYIRELPEPIIPFSKYTQFLSCAQLLTKDKVMGKVELGKQVKSLPQVNYNLLTYICKFLDEVQSHSNENKMSVQNLATVFGPNILRPRVEDPVTMMEGSSQVQHLMTVLISEHTRLYQREETETEAKIPPQQQQSPIQRCKVEWLSQEETDTQPSKISKEEPQPSTPSKDSKPTALSPIIMSEKCEYGQIEGNGKGKTEEKVDGQADSKAEARGGSEVAVSPSKQAKALPSWRSSLKGGAASGVQRGKIGGSAGDVSAAGGSNWLMNGLSSLRAHRRTTSSGERLKDSTLSLKETTLPLKDTQRDSDEDSSQTALSHRALLQCHRLSAYDNVGPSSLSLPADTSSIWTSFEISLAEPEGSDKAVKSCQGQERPTEGRDSTSPLDNSASGTEDDLTGTNEGLTNMLTELKQELKKQRTSYETCICKLEESCSKYQSQVNRLEEELDQEKKKFHMLEIRHRNSERAHQDAENRNLLLQEEMEEFFKTLGDLTTGATRTN is encoded by the exons ATGGCCCCAGAGGAGAGGGATACACTGTGCAGACGAGTCCACGGCCTTGAACCATCCAGGACTCGTCTGACCGGTGACAAACCAAAGGAATTAACAG CGCGGTCCAAGAGCATGGTGCTAGGAGAGTTGTCTCGGGTCTCCAGGCCCTGCTCTCCTCTGGATCAGGAGAAGGCACTGAAGGCCGGCTGGCTGAAGAGACAGCGGAGTATCATGAAAAACTGGCAACTGCGTTGGTTTGTCCTGAAGACCGAAGCTCTGTATTTCTACAAGGACCAGGATGAAACTAAGGCACAG GGTTGTATTCCTCTTCAGGGCAGTCAGGTCAATGAGCTGCCTGCCAATCAGGACGAGCCTGGTCGTCACCCTTTTGAAATTGTTCCAG GAGTGGCTGGAGAAAAGGATCGATCGGGCATCAGCCACGAGTCATTACTGCTGATGGCCAACTCTCAGAGTGACATGGAGGAATGGGTCAGAGCCATTCGTAGAGTCATATGGGCTCCTCTTGGAGGAG GTGTCTTTGGGCAGCACCTCGAGGAGACGATGTTGTACGAGTCCCAGTGTGGCCCTCAGCGATTGGTCCCTGTGCTGGtcgaacagtgtgtgtgtttcatacgTGAACATGGGCTCCAGGAGGAGGGCCTTTTCAGGGCCCCTGGACAAACCAATCATGTTCGAGAGCTGCAAGATGCCTTTGACCGTGGCGAGAAGCCAGTGTTTGACAG TACCACGGATGTCCACACAGTGGCATCACTGCTAAAACTGTACATACGGGAGCTGCCGGAGCCTATAATCCCTTTCTCCAAATACACACAGTTTCTTTCTTGTGCTCAGCTTCTTACCAAGGACAAAGTAATG GGTAAAGTGGAGCTAGGCAAACAGGTGAAATCCCTGCCCCAGGTCAACTACAACCTCCTCACATACATCTGCAA GTTTCTGGACGAGGTTCAGTCTCACTCCAATGAGAATAAAATGAGTGTTCAGAATCTTGCCACTGTGTTTGGACCCAATATCCTTCGGCCCAGAGTAGAGGATCCAGTTACCATGATGGAGG GAAGTTCACAGGTGCAGCACCTCATGACTGTGCTGATCAGTGAACACACCAGACTTTACCAGCGGGAGGAGACAGAAACTGAGGCCAAGATTCCCCCACAGCAACAGCAGAGTCCTATCCAACGGTGCAAAGTGGAATGGCTCTCACAAGAAGAAACTGACACCCAGCCCTCCAAAATCTCAAAAGAGGAACCCCAACCTTCAACCCCTTCTAAAGACAGTAAGCCGACTGCACTAAGCCCCATTATAATGTCGGAGAAGTGTGAGTATGGTCAGATTGAAGGAAATGGCAAAGGTAAGACAGAAGAGAAAGTGGATGGACAAGCAGATAGCAAAGCTGAAGCCAGAGGTGGAAGTGAGGTAGCCGTTAGCCCCAGTAAACAGGCCAAAGCCTTGCCCTCTTGGAGGAGCTCCTTAAAAGGAGGTGCAGCATCTGGGGTGCAGAGGGGGAAAATAGGGGGGTCTGCGGGGGATGTGTCAGCAGCTGGTGGAAGCAACTGGCTGATGAATGGCCTGTCATCCCTCCGAGCTCATAGGCGCACCACCTCATCTGGTGAAAGACTGAAAGATTCAACCCTGTCCCTTAAAGAGACCACTCTTCCACTTAAGGATACACAGAGAGACTCTGATGAAGACTCCTCTCAAACAGCCCTGTCTCACAGAGCCCTCCTCCAGTGCCACAGACTGTCTGCCTATGACAATGTTGGCCCCTCCAGTCTAAGCCTGCCTGCTGACACATCCTCTATCTGGACGTCCTTTGAGATCTCGTTGGCCGAGCCAGAGGGAAGCGATAAGGCAGTTAAATCATGCCAGGGTCAAGAGAGACCCACCGAGGGGAGGGACAGTACAAGTCCTCTGGATAACAGTGCAAGTGGTACTGAGGATGATCTCACAGGAACAAATGAAGGTCTCACCAACATGCTGACCGAGCTCAAGCAGGAGCTGAAGAAACAGAGGACAAGCTACGAAACCTGCATTTGCAA GCTGGAGGAGTcctgttctaagtaccagtccCAGGTAAACCGCCTCgaggaggagctggaccagGAGAAAAAGAAGTTTCACATGCTGGAGATCCGACATAGGAACTCGGAGAGGGCACATCAAGACGCAGAGAACCGAAATCTTCTCCTCCAGGAAGAAATGGAGGAGTTCTTCAAAACCCTTGGAGATCTGACCACAGGAGCAACACGGACCAACTAG
- the arhgap22 gene encoding rho GTPase-activating protein 22 isoform X2, which yields MAPEERDTLCRRVHGLEPSRTRLTGDKPKELTARSKSMVLGELSRVSRPCSPLDQEKALKAGWLKRQRSIMKNWQLRWFVLKTEALYFYKDQDETKAQGCIPLQGSQVNELPANQDEPGRHPFEIVPGVAGEKDRSGISHESLLLMANSQSDMEEWVRAIRRVIWAPLGGGVFGQHLEETMLYESQCGPQRLVPVLVEQCVCFIREHGLQEEGLFRAPGQTNHVRELQDAFDRGEKPVFDSTTDVHTVASLLKLYIRELPEPIIPFSKYTQFLSCAQLLTKDKGKVELGKQVKSLPQVNYNLLTYICKFLDEVQSHSNENKMSVQNLATVFGPNILRPRVEDPVTMMEGSSQVQHLMTVLISEHTRLYQREETETEAKIPPQQQQSPIQRCKVEWLSQEETDTQPSKISKEEPQPSTPSKDSKPTALSPIIMSEKCEYGQIEGNGKGKTEEKVDGQADSKAEARGGSEVAVSPSKQAKALPSWRSSLKGGAASGVQRGKIGGSAGDVSAAGGSNWLMNGLSSLRAHRRTTSSGERLKDSTLSLKETTLPLKDTQRDSDEDSSQTALSHRALLQCHRLSAYDNVGPSSLSLPADTSSIWTSFEISLAEPEGSDKAVKSCQGQERPTEGRDSTSPLDNSASGTEDDLTGTNEGLTNMLTELKQELKKQRTSYETCICKLEESCSKYQSQVNRLEEELDQEKKKFHMLEIRHRNSERAHQDAENRNLLLQEEMEEFFKTLGDLTTGATRTN from the exons ATGGCCCCAGAGGAGAGGGATACACTGTGCAGACGAGTCCACGGCCTTGAACCATCCAGGACTCGTCTGACCGGTGACAAACCAAAGGAATTAACAG CGCGGTCCAAGAGCATGGTGCTAGGAGAGTTGTCTCGGGTCTCCAGGCCCTGCTCTCCTCTGGATCAGGAGAAGGCACTGAAGGCCGGCTGGCTGAAGAGACAGCGGAGTATCATGAAAAACTGGCAACTGCGTTGGTTTGTCCTGAAGACCGAAGCTCTGTATTTCTACAAGGACCAGGATGAAACTAAGGCACAG GGTTGTATTCCTCTTCAGGGCAGTCAGGTCAATGAGCTGCCTGCCAATCAGGACGAGCCTGGTCGTCACCCTTTTGAAATTGTTCCAG GAGTGGCTGGAGAAAAGGATCGATCGGGCATCAGCCACGAGTCATTACTGCTGATGGCCAACTCTCAGAGTGACATGGAGGAATGGGTCAGAGCCATTCGTAGAGTCATATGGGCTCCTCTTGGAGGAG GTGTCTTTGGGCAGCACCTCGAGGAGACGATGTTGTACGAGTCCCAGTGTGGCCCTCAGCGATTGGTCCCTGTGCTGGtcgaacagtgtgtgtgtttcatacgTGAACATGGGCTCCAGGAGGAGGGCCTTTTCAGGGCCCCTGGACAAACCAATCATGTTCGAGAGCTGCAAGATGCCTTTGACCGTGGCGAGAAGCCAGTGTTTGACAG TACCACGGATGTCCACACAGTGGCATCACTGCTAAAACTGTACATACGGGAGCTGCCGGAGCCTATAATCCCTTTCTCCAAATACACACAGTTTCTTTCTTGTGCTCAGCTTCTTACCAAGGACAAA GGTAAAGTGGAGCTAGGCAAACAGGTGAAATCCCTGCCCCAGGTCAACTACAACCTCCTCACATACATCTGCAA GTTTCTGGACGAGGTTCAGTCTCACTCCAATGAGAATAAAATGAGTGTTCAGAATCTTGCCACTGTGTTTGGACCCAATATCCTTCGGCCCAGAGTAGAGGATCCAGTTACCATGATGGAGG GAAGTTCACAGGTGCAGCACCTCATGACTGTGCTGATCAGTGAACACACCAGACTTTACCAGCGGGAGGAGACAGAAACTGAGGCCAAGATTCCCCCACAGCAACAGCAGAGTCCTATCCAACGGTGCAAAGTGGAATGGCTCTCACAAGAAGAAACTGACACCCAGCCCTCCAAAATCTCAAAAGAGGAACCCCAACCTTCAACCCCTTCTAAAGACAGTAAGCCGACTGCACTAAGCCCCATTATAATGTCGGAGAAGTGTGAGTATGGTCAGATTGAAGGAAATGGCAAAGGTAAGACAGAAGAGAAAGTGGATGGACAAGCAGATAGCAAAGCTGAAGCCAGAGGTGGAAGTGAGGTAGCCGTTAGCCCCAGTAAACAGGCCAAAGCCTTGCCCTCTTGGAGGAGCTCCTTAAAAGGAGGTGCAGCATCTGGGGTGCAGAGGGGGAAAATAGGGGGGTCTGCGGGGGATGTGTCAGCAGCTGGTGGAAGCAACTGGCTGATGAATGGCCTGTCATCCCTCCGAGCTCATAGGCGCACCACCTCATCTGGTGAAAGACTGAAAGATTCAACCCTGTCCCTTAAAGAGACCACTCTTCCACTTAAGGATACACAGAGAGACTCTGATGAAGACTCCTCTCAAACAGCCCTGTCTCACAGAGCCCTCCTCCAGTGCCACAGACTGTCTGCCTATGACAATGTTGGCCCCTCCAGTCTAAGCCTGCCTGCTGACACATCCTCTATCTGGACGTCCTTTGAGATCTCGTTGGCCGAGCCAGAGGGAAGCGATAAGGCAGTTAAATCATGCCAGGGTCAAGAGAGACCCACCGAGGGGAGGGACAGTACAAGTCCTCTGGATAACAGTGCAAGTGGTACTGAGGATGATCTCACAGGAACAAATGAAGGTCTCACCAACATGCTGACCGAGCTCAAGCAGGAGCTGAAGAAACAGAGGACAAGCTACGAAACCTGCATTTGCAA GCTGGAGGAGTcctgttctaagtaccagtccCAGGTAAACCGCCTCgaggaggagctggaccagGAGAAAAAGAAGTTTCACATGCTGGAGATCCGACATAGGAACTCGGAGAGGGCACATCAAGACGCAGAGAACCGAAATCTTCTCCTCCAGGAAGAAATGGAGGAGTTCTTCAAAACCCTTGGAGATCTGACCACAGGAGCAACACGGACCAACTAG